Proteins co-encoded in one Aspergillus luchuensis IFO 4308 DNA, chromosome 6, nearly complete sequence genomic window:
- a CDS encoding Elongator subunit IKI1 (COG:S;~EggNog:ENOG410PKXJ;~InterPro:IPR019519;~PFAM:PF10483;~go_component: GO:0033588 - Elongator holoenzyme complex [Evidence IEA];~go_process: GO:0002098 - tRNA wobble uridine modification [Evidence IEA]): protein MAPASTSHRQTHNLLLISKLLSLRDTASPLTLVLDSLEQPATPLIKEYIRRAKLSRTHVTLLAFETSKAPDSVDAFISARRKSPLEILRAVGAAYQNVSSNSPSRRRLILIDAINPLLHSKKNDPQFHISQFLSSFLIPSNPTAPKVDVSLVVTFHQDVPSPPALSPYAPSPLSMLTYLATTIITLHSFSHILAQKAARDRSLAAPVFGLEEEQDGVLLGRLDKPSGHDASEGIVLELEHRRKSGRGVLEWYFLPPASRYPPQYLKEIVTLLDDHPLYRPPQEPDAGAGEEEPESTFELRLTERQRRDREGVVLPYFDAQQGDGPGEGGRILYDMGEEDDFDEEEDEI from the exons ATGGCGCCCGCAAGCACTTCTCACCGACAGACCCATAATTTGCTCTTGATCTCAAAGCTTCTTAGCCTGAGGGACACTGCATCACCGCTTACTTTGGTCTTGGACTCACTAGAGCAGCCCGCGACCCCACTGATTAAAGAATACATTCGACGTGCAAAG CTTTCCAGGACCCATGTAACCCTCCTTGCCTTTGAAACATCGAAAGCCCCAGACAGTGTCGATGCATTCATCTCCGCTCGCCGGAAGAGTCCTTTGGAAATCCTAAGAGCAGTTGGCGCGGCTTACCAAAATGTCTCGTCGAACAGCCCTTCTCGAA GGAgactcatcctcatcgacgcTATTAACCCGCTTCTACACTCGAAAAAGAATGACCCTCAGTTCCATATATCACAGTTCCTCAGCTCCTTCCTGATCCCGTCGAATCCCACGGCTCCCAAGGTGGACGTGTCGCTCGTGGTAACCTTCCATCAGGATGTTCCCAGCCCACCTGCTCTCTCGCCTTACGCACCTTCGCCACTCTCGATGCTCACGTACCTTGCAACTACAATCATCACACTCCATTCATTCTCGCATATTCTCGCGCAGAAAGCGGCACGCGATCGGAGTTTGGCCGCGCCTGTTTTTGGTcttgaagaagagcaagatgGCGTGCTCCTTGGCCGACTGGACAAACCGAGTGGCCACGACGCATCAGAGGGGATTGTACTTGAGCTGGAGCATCGCAGAAAGAGTGGTCGTGGCGTTCTGGAATGGtacttccttcctcccgcTTCTCGTTACCCTCCCCAATACCTGAAGGAGATCGTGACGTTGCTGGACGACCATCCCTTGTACCGCCCGCCACAGGAGCCGGACGCTGGtgcaggcgaagaagaacccGAATCAACATTCGAACTGCGCCTTACCGAAAGACAGAGACGGGATCGAGAGGGTGTGGTGCTGCCGTACTTCGATGCCCAGCAGGGCGACGGTCCTGGTGAAGGAGGACGCATC